One Candidatus Woesearchaeota archaeon genomic region harbors:
- a CDS encoding phenylalanine--tRNA ligase subunit alpha, with amino-acid sequence MNISDIIDGLHPYERKAIMAMKDATGFNDILAKSGLKDIQLMRAIQWLQNKNLVIVKEEIKELIAPDSNGKIYLKAGLPEKRFLLAIKGGPANISALKSKINLSSQEIEVCIGLLRKKLAINIKKKAKGLEFEITDNGREILERGSLEEQFLKRLPIESSGMGREDRFCFDELKKRQKIIKTKLVKTRTVFLTDDGKEIAGYDLMQENIEALTPELIKSGSWQFKKFRRYDVKASVPRVFYGRRHFTNEALDYIKRIWLDMGFKEMQGRLVQQSFWNFDALFTPQDHPAREMQDTFFLGNPDKAKLPDKALVEKVSSAHENGWTTGSKGWRYHWNPEEAKKLVLRTHTTALSSRTIASLNPESLPARYFAVGRCFRNETQDWSHLFEFYQVEGIVIDPNANFKNLIGYLKLFYKKMGYDEIRIRPGYFPYTEMSAEIDVYDKSRGKWIELGGAGMFRPEVVKPLLGKDVPVLAWGLGLARIIVK; translated from the coding sequence ATGAACATTTCTGACATCATTGACGGATTGCATCCCTATGAGAGAAAAGCAATTATGGCTATGAAAGATGCAACCGGGTTTAATGATATTCTGGCAAAAAGCGGGCTTAAGGACATCCAGCTCATGCGGGCAATCCAGTGGCTCCAGAACAAAAACCTTGTTATTGTCAAGGAAGAGATAAAAGAGCTTATTGCGCCTGATTCAAACGGAAAAATCTATCTTAAGGCAGGATTGCCTGAAAAAAGGTTTCTTCTTGCAATAAAGGGCGGTCCAGCCAATATTTCTGCTTTAAAGTCAAAAATAAATCTTTCTTCCCAGGAGATTGAAGTCTGCATAGGGCTTCTTAGGAAGAAGCTTGCGATAAACATAAAGAAGAAGGCAAAAGGGCTTGAATTTGAGATTACTGACAATGGGCGTGAAATCCTTGAGCGCGGCTCGCTCGAGGAGCAGTTCCTTAAAAGGCTTCCTATAGAATCCTCAGGAATGGGGCGGGAAGACAGGTTCTGCTTTGATGAGCTGAAGAAGCGCCAGAAGATTATCAAGACCAAGCTTGTTAAGACAAGGACTGTTTTCCTGACAGATGATGGAAAGGAAATTGCCGGCTATGACCTCATGCAGGAGAATATTGAGGCTCTAACCCCTGAGCTCATAAAAAGCGGCTCATGGCAGTTCAAGAAATTCAGGAGGTATGATGTCAAGGCTTCTGTGCCGAGGGTGTTTTACGGGAGAAGGCACTTTACAAATGAGGCTCTTGATTACATAAAGAGGATTTGGCTGGATATGGGTTTTAAAGAGATGCAGGGCAGATTGGTCCAGCAGAGCTTCTGGAATTTTGACGCGCTTTTCACTCCACAGGATCACCCTGCAAGGGAGATGCAGGATACTTTCTTTCTTGGAAATCCAGACAAGGCAAAGCTTCCTGATAAGGCGCTTGTTGAAAAGGTGTCCTCAGCTCACGAAAACGGATGGACAACAGGAAGCAAGGGCTGGCGCTACCACTGGAATCCAGAGGAAGCAAAAAAGCTGGTGCTAAGGACCCACACTACAGCGCTTTCATCAAGGACAATTGCATCATTGAATCCGGAAAGCCTTCCGGCAAGGTATTTTGCAGTCGGAAGATGTTTCAGGAACGAGACTCAGGACTGGAGCCACCTTTTTGAGTTCTACCAGGTTGAGGGAATTGTAATTGACCCCAATGCAAATTTCAAGAATCTCATAGGATACCTGAAGCTTTTTTACAAAAAGATGGGATATGACGAGATAAGAATAAGGCCGGGCTATTTCCCATATACTGAGATGAGCGCAGAGATTGATGTGTATGACAAGAGCCGCGGAAAGTGGATTGAGCTTGGAGGCGCAGGGATGTTCAGGCCCGAAGTTGTTAAGCCCCTTCTCGGAAAGGATGTGCCTGTTCTTGCCTGGGGGCTCGGACTTGCAAGGATTATAGTCAAATAA